In Apis cerana isolate GH-2021 linkage group LG6, AcerK_1.0, whole genome shotgun sequence, the following are encoded in one genomic region:
- the LOC107999670 gene encoding eukaryotic translation initiation factor 4 gamma 3 isoform X1, whose protein sequence is MVSRYGVSKEGAVGVAVGVGPMHCLLPHCGGPHHHHHLSAPHPQNPQPGHNHHVHPVHQPPPSPSPHLNHQLSHHQLTVNINHLSHQQQQQQQTQHQQAPPQYRVVTANARSDFHVSGQNYGTQPGGQVGGGGGSVGVPGGRGPPPLGGLQSIGQSAAGIPPGGPAGGQAPPQTPAPGVQSQPPQGPAPTTTPPVHTPSPQEMGKQAHLQPQPQPLSQVYGPTQTRPTSQGYYQGPRPQQPRGISHRGGQGGTGAQVVGMSGVGGGGGQPTAIYHPGGLPVQTGAIYPVPNLHPGPHQQSLYAMNNQMPLQVVFGGPPQRHQTHQNQSYFPPFQHSAILTQNMFGYGAPAPTPQPYYWPTGQPPNTPLISRAGASAVTGGAQHVAGPLAGAQGAPVVPQGTLQQPTQQAQPLPPMGISLSQTDVYSGHNGGAANTTNSTTKSRKPRGQNAITDIVDPSTGKNISHEIYKDNETIQSGESSNRETPQPQNNDAEVQADFAARVAKTLAKVVTEESSDSTVPTCVPNTSTTQNVTQSLSNSQTNSTNDVNSQCNTSSTTQNIPNVATICSQSLGTTSNVSQIDSCIMKMESKQLQIPAKEFQPRSESKSVVIEEPPLTISRNVNKDDISAQLPVTEVEVKNTSATPIITQTSIPIVTIPSTNVPEVPKPSTTAPSVNPVPARDPFPNLSNKNSSSSPPRRKSQTHTHNQPVATAAVSTGATELPSSAKEQKEKKAREKSLNSRGTTPTPTHNQTDHHLKTNGDATGDKPESEPVRSEQQQKSSDGKAMQKQKNKNKLKPRELNRKGAEKEGTDMDAFVNTVPPVQSEMKRDPLTPKDSNKETNREITKDNKEKDNYEPKKEKEVISVNTKTEKQAASVTSEISKESVLIQAPVIEKLPSKETIKESSPKIEDNNKTNVCNMQTKSVPNDVVDHVKIKEESDVEAIVAQKNEENSKVSAIRTSNEDKSQISSVIEKSAENESLVQTEITPITNQIQLKYKYKEDQWSPINKNGKKVYDREFLMKLQDDPNSKIKPSNLPDLDVVLKDSSKARTTLDLRPFKDTNMNRHDVLFPGFIKSTLNTRVPPPNRKSHPGKSSKPTKPNVIHVSLSLREDVKLRETENAWRPTRLKTLNLSEEEAKTEALFKRVRSVLNKLTPQKFNTLVDQVRALTVDTPERLQGVINLVFEKAVDEPSFSVAYALMCKELAVMEVSGSDKNSDKQECSYTFKKLIINRCQKEFERNPVNEVARANKLKEIEECTDPEKKKDLQLALEEEERRTRIKSVGNIRFIGELYKQGMLTTKIMHRCIKELLIQSDEDSLECLCKLLTTVGKDLESKVSPEEMQDYFNKMQDIVARRGHGKISSRIRFMLQDVIDLRANNWIPRRDDSNPKTIDQILKEADSERLDSQLSNTPLNTPRKDERTSDRKRNRGVGPTDDGGWSQPVVRTRPQYSVETAKLKNKPPPMDDLQLGSRNVYMWKTPSSCGSKAINSNKFACLENVSTLDQDKRMTSPQLSGSRSTGPREYGRDYKPSYDGRSSRNGSHQLNSSSSSRESSLLDNSQNQNVSMPPPSLKSSQSTSSSHKPSMTHEEFLKTLNKIMKDYLKNPILEKVSLAIQQNFDNELSKFTSELINFVLEKSPLDREIISYLLSHLITQKILPISHLRNGFIEILDVVDDLVLDIPKVWSYIPEILSHPIEEEILSLNELKPIFDSLRGRGYVGIFLGELLSKLSRDKGSKWVADKWDQSGLQLNNIIDTELEKVDKIIKDYNLEFCTGDYNSAKSSTSNQLTLQQIHDELRRLMKESNFDVICAWIIENVGNRIKEPEFIRVLTTAILETSMEPVNTNTNRWCLKTDVFINLQQLIRRFVDTNESLELQCLYAIQLHLHNLQYPHGILFNIMTSLSDYNIISSEAFLTWKKSPEPAQREWHGVATMALTSFFTGLQEADDASSVEDVSTSVSQDRC, encoded by the exons ATGGTTTCGAGATATGGCGTCTCAAAGGAGGGCGCAGTGGGTGTAGCCGTGGGTGTAGGACCTATGCACTGTCTTTTACCACATTGTGGAGGgccccaccaccaccatcaccttTCGGCCCCTCATCCACAAAATCCTCAGCCAGGTCATAATCACCACGTGCATCCGGTCCATCAACCACCACCCTCGCCGAGTCCCCACTTGAATCATCAGCTGAGCCATCATCAATTGACTGTTAACATTAACCATCTGAGTCAtcagcagcaacaacagcaacaaacCCAACATCAACAAGCACCGCCACAGTATCGAGTCGTTACTGCAAATGCTA GATCAGATTTTCATGTGTCTGGACAAAATTACGGCACCCAACCAGGGGGCCAGGTGGGCGGGGGAGGGGGTAGTGTAGGAGTACCTGGGGGCAGAGGACCTCCACCACTCGGCGGCTTACAATCTATTGGACAGTCAGCAGCAGGAATTCCACCAGGAGGTCCTGCTGGAGGACAAGCACCACCACAAACCCCGGCTCCCGGGGTACAGTCACAACCGCCGCAAGGTCCGGCTCCCACCACTACTCCCCCGGTACACACACCGTCACCTCAGGAAATGGGAAAACAGGCCCATTTACAACCTCAACCACAACCTCTTTCACAAGTATATGGGCCAACGCAAACAAGGCCAACGTCACAA GGTTACTATCAAGGACCTAGACCACAACAACCTCGAGGCATTAGTCACAGAGGGGGACAAGGAGGTACAGGTGCACAAGTTGTAGGAATGTCAGGAGTTGGTGGAGGTGGAGGCCAACCAACTGCGATTTATCACCCAGGTGGTTTGCCAGTTCAAACTGGAGCAATATATCCAGTTCCTAATCTTCATCCTGGCCCACATCAACAATCTTTATACGCAATGAACAATCAAATGCCCCTTCAGGTAGTA ttcgGTGGCCCTCCTCAAAGGCATCAAACGCATCAAAATCAGTCTTATTTCCCACCTTTTCAACATTCGGCTATTCTAACGCAAAATATGTTTGGATATGGTGCGCCTGCACCAACTCCTCAACCTT atTATTGGCCTACTGGTCAACCACCGAATACACCATTAATAAGTAGGGCAGGTGCAAGCGCTGTTACTGGTGGGGCACAACATGTTGCAGGCCCGCTGGCCGGTGCCCAAGGAGCCCCAGTAGTACCACAAGGTACACTTCAACAGCCCACACAACAAGCGCAACCTTTACCTCCAATGGGTATATCTCTTTCTCAGACTG atgTATATTCGGGTCATAACGGTGGTGCAGCGAATACGACAAATAGTACGACAAAATCTCGGAAACCAAGAGGACAAAATGCTATTACTGATATTGTAGATCCATCAACTGGTAAAAATATAAGCCATGAGATCTACAAAGACAATGAAACTATTCAAAGTGGTGAATCTAGTAATCGTGAAACACCTCAGCCACAA AATAATGATGCTGAAGTGCAAGCCGACTTTGCAGCCCGGGTTGCAAAAACACTTGCGAAAGTCGTGACCGAAGAGTCTTCTGACTCAACGGTACCGACTTGTGTACCAAACACATCTACAACTCAAAATGTAACACAAAGTTTATCTAATTCTCAAACAAATTCTACTAATGATGTGAATAGTCAGTGTAACACAAGTTCAACAACGCAGAATATACCTAACGTAGCCACGATATGTAGTCAGTCGTTAGGTACCACTAGTAACGTATCTCAAATAGATTCCTGTATAATGAAAATGGAGTCTAAACAATTACAAATTCCTGCGAAGGAATTTCAACCTCGAAGTGAATCGAAAAGTGTGGTCATTGAAGAACCACCACTAACCATATCGCGTAACGTAAACAAGGATGATATTTCTGCGCAGTTACCCGTAACTGAAGTTGAAGTCAAGAACACGAGTGCCACACCTATTATAACACAGACGTCAATTCCCATTGTGACTATACCAAGTACGAATGTTCCGGAGGTCCCAAAACCGTCCACCACTGCCCCAAGTGTTAATCCTGTTCCTGCCAGAGATCCTTTTCCTAAtttatccaataaaaattcatcgagtTCACCACCTAGAAGAAAGTCCCAGACTCACACTCACAATCAACCTGTTGCTACTGCTGCTGTTTCTACCGGTGCAACTGAGTTACCGTCGAGTGCcaaagaacaaaaagaaaaaaaagcgagGGAAAAGAGTCTTAATTCTAGAGGCACTACTCCTACACCTACTCACAATCAAACTGACCATCATTTGAAAACCAATGGAGATGCGACTGGCGATAAACCGGAATCTGAACCTGTTCGAAGTGAACAACAGCAAAAATCATCTGATG GTAAAGCCATGcagaaacagaaaaataaaaataagcttAAGCCCCGAGAACTTAATCGAAAAGGAGCAGAAAAAGAAGGTACAGATATGGATGCTTTCGTAAACACTGTACCTCCGGTGCAATCTGAAATGAAACGAGATCCTTTAACACCAAAGGATagcaataaagaaacaaatcgCGAGATTACGAAAGATAATaaggaaaaagataattatgagccgaaaaaagagaaggaagttATTTCCGTTAATACAAAGACGGAGAAACAAGCTGCTTCCGTGACATCAGAAATCTCAAAAGAAAGTGTTCTCATACAAGCACCTGTTATAGAAAAACTGCCAAGTAAAGAAACTATAAAGGAATCTTCTCCTAAAATAGAGGATAATAACAAAACGAATGTATGTAATATGCAAACAAAATCAGTTCCTAATGATGTTGTTGATcatgtgaaaattaaagaagaatctGATGTGGAAGCAATAGTAGcacaaaaaaatgaagagaatTCAAAAGTTTCCGCAATTCGAACATCTAATGAAGACAAATCACAAATATCTTCTGTTATTGAGAAGTCGGCTGAGAATGAATCTTTAGTTCAAACTGAGATCACACCAATTACAAATcagatacaattaaaatataaatataaggaaGATCAATGGAGTCCTATcaataaaaatggtaaaaaggTTTATGATCGTGagtttttaatgaaacttcaAGATGATCCCAACAGTAAAATTAAACCATCTAATTTACCAGATTTAGATGTTGTTTTAAAGGATAGTTCAAAG GCAAGAACTACTCTTGATCTTAGGCCATTTAAAGATACAAATATGAATAGACATGATGTTTTATTTCCAGGATTCATAAAATCCACTTTAAATACACGAGTG cCACCTCCTAATCGTAAAAGCCATCCAGGAAAATCATCAAAACCAACAAAACCAAATGTTATTCATGTCTCATTATCTCTTAGAGAAGAtgtaaaattaagagaaaCTGAAAATGCATGGAGACCGACaagattaaaaacattaaatcttAGTGAAGAAGAAGCAAAAACAGAAGCTCTTTTCAAGAGAGTTAGAAGTGTGTTAAATAAACTTACacctcaaaaatttaatactttagtTGATCAAGTACGCGCATTAACTGTGGATACCCCAGAACGACTACAAGGTGTAATTAATTTAGTCTTTGAAaag gcTGTTGATGAACCAAGTTTTTCTGTAGCATATGCACTTATGTGTAAAGAACTTGCTGTTATGGAAGTTTCAGGCTCAGataaaaattcagataaaCAAGAATGTTcgtatacttttaaaaaacttattattaatcgttgTCAAAaggaatttgaaagaaatccAGTAAATGAAGTTGCAAGAGCTAATAAGCTTAAAGAAATAGAGGAATGTACTGATCCT gaaaagaaaaaggatttgCAATTAGCacttgaagaagaagaacgaagAACACGCATAAAATCAGTAGGAAATATTcg ATTTATTGGAGAATTGTATAAGCAAGGAATGTTAACAACTAAAATCATGCATCGTTGTATAAAAGAGTTATTAATTCAGAGCGATGAAGATAGTCTGGAATGTTTGTGCAAATTATTAACAACAGTTGGAAAAGACTTAGAATCAAAAGTATCTCCAGaa gaaatgcaagattattttaataaaatgcaaGATATTGTTGCACGACGGGGACATGGGAAAATTAGCTCTCGAATTCGTTTTATGTTGCAAGATGTCATAGATTTAAGAGCAAATAACTGGATTCCAAGGAGAGATGATAGTAATCCTAAAACAAtagatcaaattttaaaagaagctGATTCTGAAAGATTAGATAGCCAATTAAGTAATACTCCTTTAAATACACCTCGGAAGGATGAACGTACTAgtgatagaaaaagaaatc gtGGTGTTGGTCCAACTGATGATGGTGGTTGGAGTCAACCTGTTGTAAGAACAAGACCGCAATATTCTGTTGAAACAgctaaacttaaaaataaacct cctCCAATGGATGATTTACAATTAGGTAGCAGAAATGTGTATATGTGGAAAACACCTTCGAGTTGCGGCTCAAAggcaataaattcaaataaatttgcatGTTTAGAAAATGTATCAACTTTAGATCAAGATAAACGAATGACATCTCCACAACTCTCTGg ATCAAGGTCTACTGGACCAAGAGAGTATGGTCGTGACTACAAACCTTCCTATG ATGGTAGGAGTTCACGCAATGGTAGTCATCAATTAAACAGTTCGTCGTCAAGTAGAGAAAGCTCATTATTAGATAATTCACAAAATCAAAACGTTTCTATGCCACCACCCTCATTGAAGTCCTCACAATCTACCTCTAGCAGTCATAAACCTTCGATGACAcatgaagaatttttgaaaacattaaataagataatgaaagattatctaaaaaatcctATTCTCGAA aaagttTCATTGGctattcaacaaaatttcgacaacgaattatcaaaattcacATCTGAATTGATTAACTTTGTACTTGAAAAATCACCCCTTGATAGAGAAATCATATCGTATCTTCTATCTCATTTGATTACTCAAAAGATTTTACCTATATCACATCTAAGGAATGG attcattgaaatattggaTGTAGTTGATGATCTTGTGCTTGACATACCTAAAGTTTGGTCATATATACCAGAGATACtat cACATCCAATAGAAGAGGAAATACTCTCTCTAAATGAATTGAAACCTATATTTGATAGTTTAAGGGGTAGGGGATATGTAGGAATATTCCTTGgagaattattatcaaaactaTCCCGGGATAAAGGATCTAAGTGGGTTGCAGATAAGTGGGACCAAAGTGGACttcaattgaataatataattgatacagAACTTGAAaaagttgataaaattattaaagattat AACTTGGAGTTCTGCACTGGTGATTATAATAGTGCCAAAAGCTCAACTAGTAATCAGCTCACATTACAACAAATTCATGATGAACTTAGAAGACTCATGAAGGAAAGTAATTTCGATGTAATTTGTGCTTGGATAATT GAAAATGTAGGTAATCGAATTAAAGAACCTGAATTTATTCGAGTATTAACGACTGCCATTTTAGAAACGTCCATGG aacCAGTAAACACTAACACAAACAGGTGGTGTTTAAAAACCgatgttttcattaatttacaaCAATTAATTCGTCGGTTTGTCGATACAAATGAATCTTTAGAATTACAGTGTCTTTATGCAATTCAACttcatttgcataatttaCAATACCCACACG ggattctctttaatattatgacaAGTTTATCagactataatataatttcaagtgAGGCATTCTTGACATGGAAAAAAAGCCCTGAGCCAGCTCAACGCGAGTGGCATGGAGTTGCGACGATGGCGTTGACATCATTTTTCACAGGTTTACAAGAAGCTGATGATGCTTCTAGTGTAGAAGACGTATCAACTAGCGTGAGCCAAGACCGTTGTTGA